In the Streptomyces sp. BHT-5-2 genome, one interval contains:
- a CDS encoding class I SAM-dependent methyltransferase, protein MTQQPPPAGGSDRPGPPDHPDGAHRPDLPERVAATYGEEDLSTVPAFTGGFINFGYWAWLPEPAGRPLTEDDRLRSEQDLYRLVLDTYDRPRGRTALEVGCGRGLGCALALREFDFGSVIGLDAHPDQIARALEANADLLRADAGPRRLEFVLGPAQRMPLPDACADFVYSVEAAQHFRDLAGFARETVRVLRPGGRFALTTFFARVPDAVRVLPQLLPPYADGLDVPHLVDDVAATFDAAGLRDVAVTPIGDGVWESYDRYMEQRPELREKWPRQYLTAYQTGLLDYYLLTATAPTD, encoded by the coding sequence ATGACCCAGCAGCCGCCCCCGGCCGGCGGATCCGACCGGCCCGGGCCCCCGGACCACCCGGACGGCGCACACCGTCCGGACCTCCCCGAGCGGGTCGCCGCCACCTACGGCGAGGAGGACCTCAGCACCGTCCCCGCGTTCACCGGCGGCTTCATCAACTTCGGGTACTGGGCCTGGCTCCCAGAGCCGGCCGGCCGCCCGCTGACCGAGGACGACCGGCTCCGCAGCGAGCAGGACCTCTACCGCCTGGTGCTGGACACCTACGACCGGCCGCGCGGCCGCACCGCCCTGGAGGTCGGCTGCGGGCGCGGGCTGGGCTGTGCGCTGGCCCTGCGGGAGTTCGACTTCGGCTCGGTGATCGGGCTGGACGCCCACCCGGACCAGATCGCCCGCGCCCTGGAGGCCAACGCCGACCTGCTCCGCGCGGACGCCGGCCCCCGCCGGCTGGAGTTCGTGCTCGGCCCGGCCCAGCGGATGCCGCTGCCGGACGCCTGCGCCGACTTCGTCTACTCCGTCGAGGCCGCCCAGCACTTCCGCGACCTGGCCGGCTTCGCGCGAGAGACGGTGCGGGTGCTGCGCCCGGGCGGGCGGTTCGCGCTGACCACCTTCTTCGCCCGGGTCCCGGACGCGGTCCGGGTGCTGCCCCAGCTGCTGCCGCCGTACGCCGACGGGCTGGACGTCCCGCACCTGGTGGACGACGTGGCCGCGACGTTCGACGCGGCCGGGCTGCGGGACGTCGCGGTGACACCGATCGGCGACGGTGTCTGGGAGTCCTACGACCGCTACATGGAGCAGCGGCCGGAGCTGCGCGAGAAGTGGCCCCGCCAGTACCTGACGGCCTATCAGACGGGGCTGCTGGACTACTACTTGCTCACGGCGACGGCCCCGACCGACTGA
- a CDS encoding TerD family protein, with product MTPGSNLPLAAARVAVTVTAPVRLDVSGLLLTAGGKVRSDDDFVFYNQPAGPGVSHRAASDGDTITVDTSAVPAEIDKVVVTASLDAPGATFAGTEPTGTVRDADGGAVLATFTPPRLGPETALVVMEIYRRGGGWKVRAVGQGYADGLAGIATDFGVSVEEPAAPAASAPQPPAAPAAPPAPPAPVPPAQWAPPTGAPAPVAPPPQAASPAPQAPAPATGKINLDKGRVSLRKNQTVSLVKGGRPLLASVRMGLGWEPARRGRSIDLDASVIAYGPDRDKIDSCYFGKLRILDAAIQHSGDNLTGDGAGDDEVITVHLGGIPPQVTGLVFVVNSFSGQKFSEVAKAYCRLTDAQTGEELVRFDLTGAEPRTGVMMAKLIRQYSGEWEMTALGDFVDARTVRGMVKPAAAAL from the coding sequence ATGACTCCTGGCTCGAACCTCCCGCTCGCCGCCGCGCGGGTGGCGGTGACCGTCACCGCCCCCGTCCGGCTGGACGTGTCGGGCCTGCTGCTGACCGCCGGCGGCAAGGTGCGCTCCGACGACGACTTCGTCTTCTACAACCAGCCGGCGGGGCCGGGGGTGAGTCATCGCGCGGCGTCCGACGGCGACACCATCACGGTGGACACCTCGGCGGTGCCCGCGGAGATCGACAAGGTCGTGGTCACCGCGAGTCTGGACGCGCCCGGCGCGACCTTCGCCGGCACCGAGCCGACCGGCACGGTCCGGGACGCCGACGGCGGCGCCGTCCTGGCCACCTTCACCCCGCCGCGGCTGGGCCCGGAGACCGCGCTGGTGGTCATGGAGATCTACCGCCGCGGCGGCGGCTGGAAGGTCCGCGCGGTCGGCCAGGGGTACGCCGACGGCCTGGCCGGCATCGCCACCGACTTCGGGGTGAGCGTGGAGGAGCCGGCGGCCCCGGCGGCGTCCGCACCGCAGCCGCCCGCCGCGCCCGCGGCCCCGCCGGCACCCCCGGCCCCCGTCCCGCCGGCCCAGTGGGCACCGCCCACCGGCGCCCCCGCACCGGTCGCCCCGCCCCCGCAGGCCGCGTCCCCGGCCCCGCAGGCCCCCGCGCCCGCCACCGGCAAGATCAATCTCGACAAGGGCCGGGTCAGCCTCCGGAAGAACCAGACCGTCTCGCTGGTCAAGGGCGGCCGCCCGCTGCTCGCCTCGGTCCGGATGGGCCTGGGCTGGGAGCCCGCCCGGCGCGGCCGGAGCATCGACCTGGACGCCTCGGTGATCGCCTACGGCCCGGACCGCGACAAGATCGACAGCTGCTACTTCGGCAAGCTCAGGATCCTCGACGCCGCGATCCAGCACTCCGGCGACAACCTCACGGGCGACGGCGCTGGCGACGACGAGGTGATCACCGTCCACCTCGGCGGGATCCCCCCGCAGGTCACCGGCCTGGTCTTCGTCGTCAACTCCTTCTCCGGCCAGAAGTTCTCCGAGGTCGCCAAGGCGTACTGCCGGCTGACGGACGCACAGACCGGCGAGGAGCTGGTCCGCTTCGACCTGACCGGCGCCGAACCGCGGACCGGCGTGATGATGGCCAAGCTGATCCGCCAGTACTCCGGCGAGTGGGAGATGACCGCGCTCGGCGACTTCGTCGACGCCCGCACGGTGCGCGGCATGGTCAAGCCCGCGGCGGCCGCGCTGTAG
- a CDS encoding helix-turn-helix domain-containing protein produces MTVDQAVMREEFGAICRAVWNTALDQRRQYRRRGAWMNCVYVESGCWPPRRTACRAVRRRGRHGRATAVRATGLRSVRRDGTRASGEGG; encoded by the coding sequence CTGACAGTCGATCAGGCCGTCATGCGTGAAGAGTTCGGCGCTATCTGCCGGGCGGTGTGGAACACCGCTCTCGATCAGCGCAGGCAGTACCGGCGGCGGGGTGCGTGGATGAACTGTGTGTACGTGGAATCCGGGTGCTGGCCGCCGAGGCGGACTGCATGCCGAGCGGTCCGCCGGCGAGGGCGGCACGGGCGGGCCACCGCGGTGCGGGCGACCGGTCTGCGGAGCGTACGACGGGATGGCACCCGCGCCTCCGGAGAAGGGGGGTAA
- a CDS encoding GlsB/YeaQ/YmgE family stress response membrane protein, with protein sequence MGIVSWLLLGLIAGVIAKVLLPGRDPGGLVGTTLTGIAGSFLGGWLSTRFLHRPIPKDFYDPAMWISAVAGALILLIAYRLLFGNSRARR encoded by the coding sequence ATGGGCATCGTCAGCTGGCTTCTCCTGGGCCTGATAGCAGGCGTGATCGCCAAGGTCCTGCTGCCGGGACGGGACCCGGGCGGCCTCGTCGGCACCACCCTGACCGGGATCGCCGGCTCCTTCCTCGGCGGCTGGCTCTCCACCCGCTTCCTGCACCGCCCGATCCCCAAGGACTTCTACGACCCGGCCATGTGGATCTCCGCGGTGGCCGGCGCCCTGATCCTGCTGATCGCCTACCGGCTGCTCTTCGGCAACTCCCGGGCCCGGCGCTGA
- a CDS encoding NAD(P)-dependent oxidoreductase: MTAPRTVLLTGAAGGVGTLMRELLPPYGHRLRLFDRRPIEGEPDAVTAELADTGALRAAVRGVDAIVHLAGISLESSFERILRANIEGTYRLYEAAREAGVRRVVLASSNHAVGFTPRPPDGSAAIPADTPHRPDTFYGLSKCFGEDLAALYWDRHGIETVSLRIGSCYPEPTTVRMLSIWLSPADCARLLHAALTAEHVGHTVAYGSSANTRLWWDLSTARALGYDPQDDSEPYAAQLLAAQGQPDPDDPEHAHLGGTFCTNPPRWQY, encoded by the coding sequence ATGACCGCACCCCGCACCGTCCTGCTCACCGGCGCCGCCGGCGGAGTCGGCACCCTGATGCGCGAGCTGCTGCCGCCGTACGGCCACCGGCTGCGGCTGTTCGACCGCCGCCCGATCGAGGGCGAACCGGACGCGGTCACCGCCGAGTTGGCCGACACCGGGGCACTGCGCGCGGCGGTCCGCGGGGTCGACGCGATCGTCCACCTCGCCGGCATCTCCCTGGAGTCGTCCTTCGAGCGGATCCTGCGGGCCAACATCGAGGGCACCTACCGGCTCTACGAGGCGGCCCGGGAGGCGGGCGTGCGGCGGGTGGTCCTCGCCTCCTCCAACCACGCCGTCGGCTTCACCCCGCGGCCGCCGGACGGCTCGGCCGCCATCCCGGCCGACACCCCGCACCGCCCGGACACCTTCTACGGCCTCTCCAAGTGCTTCGGCGAGGACCTCGCCGCCCTCTACTGGGACCGGCACGGCATCGAGACCGTCTCGCTGCGCATCGGCTCCTGCTACCCGGAACCGACGACGGTACGGATGCTCTCGATCTGGCTGAGCCCGGCGGACTGCGCCCGGCTGCTGCACGCCGCACTCACCGCCGAACACGTCGGCCACACCGTCGCCTACGGCTCCTCCGCCAACACCCGCCTGTGGTGGGACCTGTCCACCGCCCGCGCCCTGGGCTACGACCCGCAGGACGACTCCGAGCCGTACGCCGCCCAACTCCTCGCCGCCCAGGGCCAACCCGACCCGGACGACCCCGAGCACGCCCATCTCGGCGGGACCTTCTGCACGAACCCGCCCAGGTGGCAGTACTAG
- a CDS encoding class F sortase yields the protein MPPDVPPDASAGPAPPPPPPKGGRRGWRHGRARAAGAAAAAVTVLASGAGAWLIVSGARETAPPPQPPAAQGFTGGPPGKAPATGRAVPPLPPAEPLRVAVPSLHIDAPLTRLGLAADGSLAPPPVGDRDLAGWYAEGTPPGATGTALIAGHVDTRAGPAVFYRLGALKKGHTVRILRADGRTAVFTVDAVEVYDGRHFPDEKVYGEARRPELRLITCGGGFSRARQEYLGNVVVFAHLTGSQEAGTEAAPLPWARPHKPIRPPRQPP from the coding sequence ATGCCGCCCGACGTGCCGCCCGACGCCTCCGCGGGCCCCGCTCCCCCGCCACCGCCTCCGAAGGGCGGGCGGCGCGGGTGGCGGCACGGCCGGGCGCGGGCGGCCGGTGCGGCGGCGGCCGCGGTCACCGTCCTGGCGAGCGGCGCCGGCGCCTGGCTGATCGTCAGCGGCGCCCGGGAGACCGCGCCGCCGCCCCAGCCGCCCGCCGCGCAGGGGTTCACCGGCGGACCACCGGGCAAGGCCCCGGCCACCGGGCGGGCCGTGCCACCGCTGCCGCCCGCCGAACCGCTGCGGGTGGCGGTGCCGTCCCTGCACATCGACGCCCCGCTGACCCGGCTGGGGCTGGCCGCGGACGGCAGCCTGGCCCCGCCGCCGGTCGGCGACCGTGATCTGGCGGGCTGGTACGCCGAGGGCACCCCGCCGGGCGCCACCGGCACCGCCCTGATCGCCGGCCATGTGGACACCCGCGCAGGCCCGGCCGTCTTCTACCGCCTGGGCGCCCTGAAGAAGGGGCACACCGTGCGCATCCTGCGCGCGGACGGCCGGACCGCGGTGTTCACCGTGGACGCGGTGGAGGTCTACGACGGCCGGCACTTCCCCGACGAGAAGGTCTACGGCGAGGCCCGCCGGCCCGAACTCCGGCTGATCACCTGTGGCGGCGGCTTCAGCCGGGCCCGGCAGGAGTATCTGGGCAATGTCGTGGTCTTCGCCCACCTGACGGGGAGTCAGGAAGCGGGCACGGAGGCGGCACCACTGCCCTGGGCCCGGCCGCACAAGCCGATTCGGCCACCCCGTCAACCGCCTTGA